One genomic region from Chthoniobacterales bacterium encodes:
- a CDS encoding POTRA domain-containing protein has product MFVAKAAPSGETPAAAGAETTFIQEYRVKGAKQLPSAEVEEAVYPYLGPGRSAEDVEKARAALEKAYQDRGYQTVSVDIPQQDVRGGVVFLQVNEAKVGRLRVKGSRYFSLSQIRNGVPSLAEGSVPNFNQVAKEIVSLNQSPDRRVSPTLRPGVEPGTVDVDLEVKDTFPLHGSLELNNRYSANTTPLRLNGSISYSNLWQLGHTVGFSFQVAPERPDDATIYSGYYIARIPGVDWFGLMLQGTRQNSNVSTLGGGASVGDGSILGFRLMFTLPAPNTTGFYHSLSIGADYKHLDQDLILGGQATGSPITYYPISIDYNGAFVTATSTTELSLGVVAGTRGAGSSTGDFDNRRYNADGSFFVLKGDLSHTHDLPFGFQVFGQVQGQASPYALVDSEQFSGGGLDTVRGYLESEVLGDSALIGSFELRSPSLPKVLGIDEWRIYGFTEGGALTLNDPLPEQQSRFDLASVGAGSRVQFLKHLNGSLDAGVPLITQVNSAAGSLLLTFRIWGEF; this is encoded by the coding sequence ATGTTCGTTGCGAAGGCTGCTCCGTCGGGGGAAACGCCCGCCGCGGCCGGCGCCGAGACGACGTTCATTCAGGAATATCGCGTGAAGGGGGCGAAGCAGCTGCCTTCCGCGGAAGTCGAGGAAGCGGTCTATCCCTACCTGGGCCCGGGACGGAGCGCCGAAGATGTCGAAAAGGCTCGGGCGGCGCTCGAAAAGGCCTACCAGGATCGCGGATACCAGACTGTTTCAGTCGACATTCCCCAGCAGGATGTGCGCGGCGGAGTCGTGTTTCTCCAGGTCAACGAGGCGAAGGTCGGCCGCCTGCGGGTGAAGGGATCGCGCTACTTTTCGTTGAGCCAGATTCGGAACGGCGTGCCGTCACTCGCCGAGGGCTCGGTGCCGAATTTCAACCAGGTCGCGAAGGAGATCGTATCGCTGAACCAGTCGCCCGATCGCCGGGTGAGCCCGACGCTGCGGCCGGGCGTGGAGCCGGGAACGGTCGATGTCGATCTGGAGGTGAAGGACACCTTCCCGCTGCACGGCAGCCTGGAACTCAACAACCGTTACAGCGCGAACACGACGCCGCTGCGGCTCAATGGCTCGATCAGCTACTCGAATCTCTGGCAGCTCGGTCACACCGTCGGGTTCAGTTTCCAGGTCGCGCCGGAGCGACCGGACGACGCGACGATCTACTCGGGCTATTACATCGCACGCATTCCGGGCGTGGACTGGTTCGGCCTGATGCTCCAGGGCACCAGGCAGAACAGCAACGTGTCGACCCTCGGCGGCGGCGCGTCGGTCGGCGACGGCTCGATTCTCGGCTTCCGGCTCATGTTCACGCTGCCGGCGCCGAACACCACGGGCTTCTACCACTCGCTGAGCATTGGTGCGGACTACAAGCATCTCGATCAGGACCTCATTCTCGGCGGACAGGCCACGGGGTCGCCGATCACGTATTATCCGATCTCGATCGATTACAACGGCGCGTTCGTCACCGCGACATCCACGACCGAGCTCAGCCTCGGCGTCGTCGCCGGAACGCGCGGAGCGGGCAGCTCGACCGGCGATTTCGACAACCGGCGCTACAACGCCGACGGCAGCTTCTTCGTGCTGAAGGGCGATCTGTCGCACACGCATGACCTGCCGTTTGGCTTTCAGGTCTTTGGCCAGGTGCAGGGACAGGCCTCGCCCTACGCGCTCGTGGACAGCGAGCAATTCAGCGGCGGCGGTCTCGACACCGTGCGCGGCTATCTGGAGTCCGAGGTCCTTGGCGACAGCGCCCTCATCGGGTCGTTCGAGCTGCGCAGTCCTTCGCTGCCGAAGGTGCTCGGGATCGACGAATGGCGCATCTACGGCTTCACCGAGGGCGGTGCGCTCACGCTCAACGATCCGCTCCCCGAGCAGCAATCGCGCTTCGATCTCGCCAGCGTCGGCGCGGGCAGCCGCGTGCAGTTTCTCAAGCATCTCAACGGCTCGCTCGACGCGGGCGTCCCCCTCATCACCCAGGTCAATTCCGCCGCGGGCAGCCTGCTGCTGACCTTCCGCATCTGGGGCGAATTTTGA